Proteins co-encoded in one Spirosoma endbachense genomic window:
- a CDS encoding GH3 domain-containing protein, translated as MKKTYLSFIVIVLTMSNLIAQKVVQPKNVRWGIGVFGGINRSRPELRNSNFQSFPDHYGLLLGLELNLRLNKRSSFHLQPSYTSIDKLNANRKYWDIPSLGVSTIKIPLLYRYRILDTKISPFLELGTGYNQAINGYYRIHTYPMCDLVPCQVDPNFEFNYDLSTKSAVSAIGGIGANVTVGKISIPITVRYEHYVNDLLFSARFFGSGPQLQFENIALLTGINF; from the coding sequence ATGAAAAAAACATACTTATCTTTTATCGTCATTGTATTGACAATGAGTAACTTAATTGCTCAGAAAGTCGTACAGCCGAAAAACGTACGTTGGGGGATTGGCGTTTTTGGCGGTATAAACCGTTCCAGACCTGAATTGAGGAACAGCAATTTTCAGTCTTTCCCAGATCATTATGGTCTCCTGTTGGGCCTGGAACTAAACCTCCGACTAAATAAACGGTCATCTTTCCACTTACAACCGTCCTATACAAGTATTGATAAGCTAAATGCAAATAGAAAATATTGGGACATTCCCAGCCTTGGTGTATCCACGATCAAAATACCACTATTGTACCGCTATCGGATTCTGGATACTAAAATATCCCCTTTTCTGGAACTAGGAACAGGCTATAATCAAGCCATAAATGGGTATTATCGTATTCATACATACCCCATGTGTGATCTCGTCCCTTGTCAAGTTGATCCTAATTTTGAGTTCAATTACGATTTGTCAACGAAATCAGCGGTGAGTGCTATTGGTGGTATTGGAGCCAATGTAACAGTTGGGAAAATCAGCATTCCGATTACGGTGCGGTATGAGCATTATGTAAACGACCTCCTATTTTCGGCCCGTTTTTTTGGCTCTGGCCCTCAGTTACAATTTGAAAATATTGCGCTCCTGACAGGTATAAATTTTTAA
- a CDS encoding nucleotidyltransferase family protein, producing MKIGTIILAAGASTRMGGEPKQLLTYKGQSLIRRITDTALALQTGPVIVVLGANRERIAPELASLPITLVDNEAWQTGMASSLKMGLAALYITNKDIDAVLILLTDQPLVSVGLLQFMLETYVSENKGIVACRYDDQLGVPALFDRKYIEQMLQLEGDKGAKWVIIKHRQDCAEVPFEAGAIDLDSKRDVELFALAQTGATPS from the coding sequence TTGAAAATTGGAACGATCATATTAGCGGCTGGTGCTTCAACACGCATGGGTGGCGAACCGAAGCAATTATTAACCTACAAAGGGCAGTCGCTCATTCGTCGGATTACCGATACAGCCCTGGCGCTCCAAACGGGTCCGGTTATTGTGGTGCTGGGGGCCAACCGCGAGCGAATCGCGCCCGAGTTGGCCAGTCTTCCCATTACCCTTGTAGACAATGAAGCCTGGCAAACAGGAATGGCCTCATCGCTCAAAATGGGTCTTGCGGCACTTTATATAACCAATAAAGATATCGATGCCGTCCTGATTCTTCTCACTGACCAACCGCTCGTATCGGTCGGGTTGCTACAGTTTATGCTTGAAACCTACGTCAGTGAAAATAAGGGCATTGTGGCCTGTCGTTACGATGATCAGTTGGGTGTTCCGGCCCTCTTCGATCGAAAATATATTGAGCAAATGCTGCAACTGGAAGGCGACAAAGGCGCAAAATGGGTTATTATTAAACACCGGCAGGATTGTGCTGAAGTTCCGTTCGAAGCTGGGGCCATTGATCTGGATTCCAAACGCGATGTAGAACTGTTTGCGCTGGCGCAGACTGGTGCCACTCCGTCGTGA
- a CDS encoding aldehyde dehydrogenase family protein: protein MNTLLSETDLSNELKAVFDAQRQYAPQMALTTVDQRIERIRRIQTWVKDHEADIQRVMYEDFRKPAAEVMIGELLALQAEIKHTIRHLAHWMKPQRLPTPLSLVGTKSSLHHEPKGNVLIMAPWNYPFVLSIRPLVSAIAAGNVVILKPSELTPHTAGLIKQMITDLFPVKEVAVFEGNETIAQALLQLPFNHIFFTGSPAVGRIVMTAAAKHLASVTLELGGKSPAIVDESATIKQAAGQLAWGKCLNNGQTCIAPDYLLVHDSIKEPFMQAFRDALASMYSPDGKPVEQSDSYARIVNSRHFQRLRALLDDAVEKGATVTVGGKMNADQHFIEPTVLENVTDDMRVMQDEIFGPILPVLSYSTLDQALQIINQREKPLALYIHSHNRKNTQYILDRTSAGDTVINDTLLQFGNVELPFGGVNNSGLGKSNGFFSFQEFSNQRGVMQRDFGTMKFLYPPYTDKVKKLISLVVKYL from the coding sequence ATGAACACCCTACTTTCTGAAACCGACCTTAGCAACGAATTGAAGGCGGTTTTTGATGCTCAACGCCAATACGCCCCCCAGATGGCGCTTACGACTGTCGACCAGCGTATTGAACGAATCCGGCGCATACAGACGTGGGTAAAGGATCATGAAGCCGATATTCAGCGGGTTATGTATGAGGACTTTCGTAAGCCCGCTGCCGAAGTAATGATTGGCGAATTATTAGCACTTCAGGCAGAGATTAAACATACAATCCGGCACCTGGCCCACTGGATGAAACCACAACGGCTACCAACGCCCTTAAGCCTGGTTGGTACGAAGAGTTCGCTACACCATGAACCCAAAGGTAATGTGCTGATTATGGCACCGTGGAACTACCCGTTTGTGTTGTCTATCCGGCCGCTGGTATCAGCCATTGCCGCCGGAAATGTGGTCATTTTGAAGCCTTCAGAATTAACACCTCATACGGCTGGGCTGATCAAACAAATGATCACGGACCTGTTTCCGGTAAAAGAGGTAGCTGTTTTTGAAGGTAACGAAACGATAGCCCAGGCCTTATTGCAACTCCCCTTCAACCATATTTTTTTTACAGGAAGCCCTGCTGTTGGACGCATTGTGATGACCGCTGCTGCAAAGCATCTGGCATCGGTCACGCTCGAACTTGGTGGCAAATCGCCCGCTATTGTCGATGAGTCGGCCACAATCAAACAGGCGGCCGGGCAGTTGGCGTGGGGCAAGTGCCTGAACAATGGTCAAACCTGCATTGCACCTGATTATTTGCTGGTGCACGATTCCATTAAGGAGCCTTTTATGCAGGCTTTTCGGGATGCCCTGGCGAGTATGTATAGTCCTGATGGCAAACCGGTTGAACAGTCGGACAGTTACGCCCGAATTGTGAACAGCCGGCATTTTCAACGTCTCCGTGCGTTGCTTGACGATGCTGTAGAAAAAGGGGCGACCGTAACGGTGGGTGGCAAAATGAACGCCGATCAGCATTTCATTGAACCTACCGTACTGGAGAACGTAACGGACGATATGCGGGTAATGCAGGATGAGATTTTTGGCCCAATACTGCCCGTTCTTTCGTATTCAACGCTCGACCAGGCCCTCCAGATCATTAACCAACGAGAAAAGCCGCTGGCGCTCTACATACATAGCCATAATCGGAAGAATACACAGTACATTCTGGATCGGACGTCAGCAGGAGATACGGTCATAAACGATACACTTCTTCAGTTTGGTAATGTTGAACTCCCCTTTGGTGGAGTCAACAACAGCGGTTTGGGTAAATCAAATGGATTTTTTAGTTTTCAGGAGTTTTCGAATCAAAGAGGGGTAATGCAACGGGATTTTGGCACGATGAAATTTCTATATCCGCCATACACGGATAAGGTGAAAAAGCTGATAAGTCTGGTTGTGAAGTATTTGTGA
- a CDS encoding helix-turn-helix domain-containing protein: MTLVSDNIRYLRKLNGLTQEQFSRKINIKRSLLGAYEEGRANPNQQNIQAIAKAFNTTVELLTRQDLRKIRETPSLSIPLGQSNKTVDARPNRSDSPHIRSDGHLDAGDDDPFQHPDFPDIFSQPASKTPEPQPLSTVLNKYYRPSEEPRPVPTPPVITAPVRPTQERPIHERTQPVTFQTTQDTPAPSPMDRLFGQPDNQPVTPPPPRQPEQLTFNNVYEGSGRYGDSASARSTGAAQVMAPTISIVMQSQFGDYSQRYQQFEFLHRLPAMHLPTLPDGHYRAFEAGDDFVFPGALLIGQFVRSWFEIADGKMYVLLIHHQRPEGSGIVCRRVYNQVKIKGSLLLTADKAEIPNREVALKEVMEVWEIRAFVSQHIPPPAPSTDRLKQLVDELRFEVDRL, encoded by the coding sequence ATGACGCTCGTCAGTGACAACATCCGCTACCTGCGTAAACTCAACGGACTAACGCAGGAGCAGTTTTCCAGAAAAATCAACATAAAACGTTCGTTATTAGGTGCGTACGAAGAAGGACGTGCCAACCCGAACCAGCAGAATATTCAGGCAATCGCCAAAGCCTTCAATACAACAGTTGAATTACTTACCCGGCAGGATCTGCGTAAAATCCGCGAAACGCCGAGTCTTAGCATTCCTCTCGGACAGTCAAACAAAACAGTCGACGCTCGCCCGAACCGAAGCGACAGTCCACATATTCGCTCCGACGGTCACCTCGACGCAGGTGATGACGATCCATTCCAGCACCCTGACTTTCCTGATATTTTTTCTCAACCGGCCAGCAAAACACCCGAACCGCAACCGCTCTCAACGGTTCTGAATAAATACTACCGGCCATCGGAAGAACCTCGCCCTGTTCCGACTCCGCCGGTCATTACCGCTCCTGTTCGACCAACGCAGGAAAGGCCCATTCATGAACGGACGCAACCGGTCACTTTTCAGACCACTCAGGATACACCAGCGCCTTCGCCCATGGATCGGTTGTTTGGTCAGCCGGATAACCAGCCTGTAACTCCTCCCCCGCCCCGCCAACCGGAGCAACTGACGTTCAACAATGTCTATGAAGGATCAGGGCGGTACGGCGATTCGGCTTCGGCTCGCTCAACAGGGGCTGCCCAGGTTATGGCTCCGACCATTTCGATTGTGATGCAATCGCAGTTCGGTGACTATAGCCAGCGGTATCAGCAATTCGAATTTCTGCACCGCTTGCCCGCCATGCACTTACCTACGTTACCCGACGGTCACTACCGTGCTTTTGAAGCTGGCGACGATTTTGTGTTTCCGGGGGCATTGCTGATTGGTCAGTTCGTTCGTAGCTGGTTCGAGATTGCCGATGGAAAAATGTACGTCCTCCTCATTCACCATCAGCGTCCTGAAGGATCAGGAATTGTTTGTCGACGCGTCTACAATCAGGTAAAAATTAAAGGTAGTCTGCTGCTTACTGCCGATAAAGCCGAGATACCCAACCGCGAAGTGGCTCTGAAAGAAGTGATGGAGGTTTGGGAAATACGGGCCTTCGTCAGCCAGCACATACCGCCACCGGCTCCCAGCACCGACCGGTTGAAACAATTGGTCGATGAATTGCGGTTTGAAGTTGATCGCTTATAG
- a CDS encoding TolB-like translocation protein, with protein MLRRYFLTTQLLLAALTATAQSLPILDQNPTSLHWYRLTTPHFRVLYPTGLDSTAQRTAQRLESLYEPISASLEKKPRRISLLLQNQTTNSNGFVTLFPRRSEFFAVPPQDPGLLGTFNWLDLLAVHEYRHVVQNDKALQGYGRFFYTLFGNTGLFLPLLTVPDWFAEGDAVSTETLFSTSGRGRIPNFDLGMRANLLAGKRFDYPKAATGSYRDNVPNHYVLGYFMTTYLKRTYGPDAWSRVLNRNYHRIPWPFAFSASIRDETGLRTEDLYLKTMDDLTETWQKQQDRLTITPATLFAVKAEKQESSQPVFTNYQYPQFLTDSTILCVKSGLGDTPRLVILDKNGVEKTVFVQGFPNDPAMLSATATKACWIEFGYDPRWGQRIYSNIRLLDLTTGKLTRLTHRTRYMAVALSPDHSKLVVVESNEHYKTRLLVLDAKTGKVVKALPNPENEFYLHPRWQTDNRTLVAVSLKNGEKTIQTIDTQTNARTDLLPRVNENLSNPQPWGEYVFYNSPRSGIDNVYAVKVQSKQVFQVTSRPLAAYHAAVSPSGTRLAFEDFASTGYRIAGMSLNPDNWKAVSENPTAPGQTQPVRFFGSLAGLEPGAAQARRILADSIPAATSYQSTRFRRLANAINVYSWGPTLSSSGQALSVGLSSQDLLGTTQVGVGYTYNQSEQVGNFYANISYQGLYPIIDLSFQHGNRNTALYIDRVAPADSLRSDQWQYNQLTAGFRLPLQLTNSKYIQGLNLSAYYNYLQVSGYDLPFRYITDVGSAGSLNALTYGISFSRLLRQSKRDVAPRWGQSISANWRTTPFGGRLTGDQWGVLGNLYLPGFGKHHSLRLRAGYQQQSQGTYRFSALVFYPRGQSYVSDDRITAGSVEYRLPIADTHWSLGRWLFVQRIKAGAFFDAAEGQSLEEVRDGNGRLRGYETVRHAYRTTGIDVSFVFNALRLRTPFEAGFRTIYNTTTQQWIIQPLVIDIGF; from the coding sequence ATGTTACGAAGATACTTTCTCACGACCCAACTCCTGCTTGCGGCCCTCACGGCTACAGCCCAAAGCCTTCCTATTCTCGATCAGAATCCAACCAGTCTGCACTGGTATCGTCTGACAACGCCCCACTTCCGGGTGCTTTATCCAACCGGACTTGATTCTACAGCCCAACGGACGGCCCAACGGCTCGAAAGCCTTTATGAGCCAATCAGCGCATCGCTCGAAAAGAAACCCCGGCGGATTTCATTGCTTCTACAAAATCAAACGACCAACAGCAACGGTTTTGTGACCTTGTTTCCACGCCGGTCGGAGTTTTTTGCGGTGCCGCCCCAGGACCCTGGCCTGCTGGGCACATTTAACTGGCTGGATCTGCTGGCTGTGCATGAATACCGGCATGTTGTGCAGAATGACAAAGCATTACAGGGGTATGGTCGTTTCTTTTATACCCTGTTTGGGAATACAGGCCTTTTTCTGCCACTTCTGACAGTGCCCGACTGGTTTGCCGAGGGCGATGCTGTCAGTACAGAAACGCTGTTTAGTACGAGTGGCCGAGGGCGAATTCCGAATTTCGATCTGGGAATGCGTGCAAATTTACTGGCCGGAAAACGCTTCGATTACCCAAAGGCGGCAACGGGCTCCTATCGGGATAATGTGCCTAATCATTACGTACTGGGCTATTTTATGACGACGTACCTCAAGCGTACGTATGGCCCCGATGCGTGGAGTCGTGTACTGAATCGAAATTACCACCGGATTCCGTGGCCGTTTGCATTCTCGGCCAGTATCAGGGATGAAACGGGTTTGCGGACGGAAGATTTGTACCTGAAAACGATGGATGACCTGACCGAAACCTGGCAGAAACAGCAGGATCGATTGACCATTACACCCGCGACCCTGTTTGCCGTCAAGGCCGAAAAGCAGGAATCCTCCCAGCCCGTTTTTACGAACTACCAGTATCCGCAATTTCTGACTGACTCCACGATTCTCTGCGTAAAAAGCGGCCTGGGCGATACACCCCGGTTAGTAATTCTGGATAAAAATGGAGTCGAGAAAACGGTTTTTGTACAAGGTTTTCCGAACGATCCAGCTATGCTGTCGGCAACAGCAACCAAAGCGTGCTGGATCGAATTTGGTTATGACCCGCGCTGGGGCCAGCGTATTTACTCGAACATTCGGCTACTCGACCTGACGACTGGTAAGCTTACGCGATTGACCCACCGAACCCGATACATGGCGGTCGCCCTCTCGCCCGACCATTCAAAACTAGTGGTTGTTGAAAGCAACGAGCACTATAAAACCCGTCTGCTTGTGCTTGATGCTAAGACCGGTAAAGTTGTGAAAGCACTGCCCAATCCTGAAAATGAATTTTATCTGCATCCACGGTGGCAGACCGATAATCGTACTTTAGTTGCAGTCTCGCTCAAGAATGGCGAAAAAACGATTCAGACGATCGACACTCAGACCAATGCACGAACCGATCTGTTGCCACGAGTAAACGAAAATCTAAGCAATCCGCAGCCCTGGGGCGAATATGTGTTTTATAATTCCCCCCGTTCCGGAATCGATAACGTTTATGCCGTGAAGGTGCAGTCGAAGCAGGTGTTTCAGGTTACCTCCCGACCATTAGCGGCCTATCATGCAGCTGTGTCACCATCAGGAACAAGGCTGGCTTTTGAGGATTTCGCATCAACCGGCTATCGAATTGCGGGTATGTCGCTGAATCCGGACAACTGGAAAGCGGTTTCGGAAAACCCGACCGCTCCCGGCCAGACGCAGCCGGTTCGTTTTTTTGGCTCACTGGCCGGATTGGAACCCGGTGCAGCGCAGGCCCGACGGATTCTGGCCGATTCAATACCGGCAGCTACATCGTATCAGTCCACCCGTTTTCGGCGGCTTGCCAATGCGATCAATGTCTATAGCTGGGGACCAACGCTCAGTAGTTCGGGACAGGCTTTGTCGGTCGGATTAAGTTCGCAGGACCTGCTGGGCACCACCCAGGTAGGAGTGGGATATACCTACAATCAATCGGAGCAGGTCGGTAATTTTTATGCGAACATCAGCTATCAGGGACTTTACCCGATTATAGATCTGAGTTTTCAGCACGGTAACCGCAACACGGCGCTGTATATCGATCGGGTAGCACCTGCCGACAGCTTGCGGTCGGACCAGTGGCAGTACAACCAGCTTACGGCAGGATTCCGGCTGCCCCTGCAACTGACTAATTCGAAATACATTCAGGGCCTGAATCTCTCGGCCTATTACAATTACCTTCAGGTATCAGGTTATGATCTGCCCTTTCGGTACATAACCGATGTCGGTTCGGCGGGATCGCTCAATGCGCTGACGTACGGCATTAGCTTTTCGAGACTGCTACGACAAAGCAAACGAGACGTTGCCCCCCGCTGGGGACAATCCATTTCGGCCAACTGGCGGACAACGCCCTTTGGTGGCCGGTTGACTGGCGATCAGTGGGGTGTTCTGGGCAATTTGTATCTTCCCGGATTCGGGAAACACCATTCCCTGCGGCTACGGGCTGGTTATCAGCAACAGTCGCAGGGAACGTACCGCTTCAGCGCACTCGTATTTTACCCACGCGGGCAATCGTACGTGAGTGACGACAGGATAACTGCCGGAAGTGTCGAATATCGTCTTCCAATTGCCGATACACACTGGTCTTTAGGGCGGTGGCTCTTCGTACAGCGAATCAAAGCCGGTGCATTTTTTGATGCAGCGGAAGGACAGAGCCTGGAAGAAGTACGCGATGGTAATGGTCGTTTGCGGGGCTATGAAACAGTACGCCATGCCTACCGCACAACGGGTATCGACGTATCGTTTGTCTTCAATGCGCTACGTTTACGAACACCTTTCGAAGCTGGTTTTCGCACGATTTATAACACGACTACACAGCAATGGATCATTCAGCCTTTAGTCATTGATATTGGTTTTTAG
- a CDS encoding glycoside hydrolase family 65 protein, with product MKNYITQDPWCIIEEGFHRDYNEITESVMSLGNGRLGQRGNFEEKFTGKTLQGNYVAGVYYPDKTRVGWWKNGYPEYFAKVLNAANWIGIDIDIEYESLDLNHCEVRDFRRVLDMQEGYLERSFVAILKSGKELQVNSKRFCSIVDDEAGVIRYAIKPLNFDAKITITPYIDGAIRNRDANYDETFWDEVRKETGYGEAYIELRTRKTGFHVATGMSIEIEQDGVKIDYQSQPIKYEKYVANRMTLDCQQGQETVIYKYAVNLSSLNYDPDTILLEARQSMQRITRKGFDKMLFEQMQAWADKWKMNDIVIDGDVAAQQGIRFNIFQLNQTYTGEDERLNIGPKGFTGEKYGGSTYWDTEAYCLPFYLSTADQKVAKNLLVYRYKQLGKAIENAQKLGFRAGAALYPMVTMNGEECHNEWEITFEEIHRNGAIAYAIYDYVRYTGDEQYLVEYGLEVLIAISRFWSQRVHWSKAKQQYVMLGVTGPNEYENNVNNNWYTNYIAAWTLRYTIEAIEKVKVLDAEKYGDLIDRIHFREEKEMATVRQIVEKIYLPKDDERGVFLQQEGFLDKDLMPVTDIPKGQRPINQHWSWDRILRSCFIKQADVLQGLYFFEDEFDTETLKRNFDFYEPMTVHESSLSPCVHSIQASKLGMREKAYEMYLRTARLDLDDYNNDTEDGCHITSMAGTWLAVVKGFGGLRVEQEQGADSQLVLNPYCPDQWQSLAFKIRFRSALLQITTTQTDVTVKNFSAQPVTLNLHGKALTIKGQNQQTVSLKGKS from the coding sequence ATGAAAAATTACATTACACAGGACCCCTGGTGCATTATTGAAGAGGGGTTTCACCGTGACTACAACGAGATTACTGAAAGTGTAATGTCCCTGGGCAATGGCAGGCTTGGGCAGCGGGGTAATTTTGAAGAGAAATTTACCGGCAAAACATTGCAGGGCAATTACGTTGCCGGTGTCTATTATCCTGACAAAACCCGCGTCGGCTGGTGGAAGAATGGGTACCCCGAATACTTCGCCAAAGTATTGAATGCAGCCAACTGGATTGGTATCGACATCGATATTGAGTATGAATCACTCGACCTCAACCACTGCGAAGTTCGTGATTTCCGGCGGGTGCTCGACATGCAGGAAGGGTATCTGGAACGCTCGTTTGTGGCGATTCTTAAAAGTGGCAAAGAACTTCAGGTCAATAGCAAGCGGTTTTGCTCGATTGTTGACGACGAAGCCGGGGTTATCCGCTACGCGATCAAGCCACTCAATTTCGACGCCAAGATTACCATTACACCTTATATCGATGGGGCGATTCGCAATCGCGATGCCAATTACGACGAAACGTTCTGGGACGAAGTGCGGAAGGAAACTGGCTACGGAGAGGCTTACATTGAACTTCGGACCCGTAAAACCGGCTTTCACGTTGCCACGGGTATGTCCATCGAGATTGAGCAGGACGGTGTTAAAATCGATTATCAATCGCAGCCGATCAAGTACGAAAAGTACGTAGCCAATCGCATGACGCTCGACTGTCAGCAGGGCCAGGAAACGGTCATTTATAAATACGCCGTCAATCTGTCGTCACTCAACTACGATCCGGATACGATTCTACTGGAAGCCCGTCAGAGCATGCAACGAATTACGCGGAAAGGATTCGACAAGATGCTGTTCGAGCAGATGCAGGCCTGGGCCGATAAGTGGAAAATGAACGACATCGTCATTGACGGCGATGTTGCCGCTCAGCAAGGCATTCGGTTTAACATTTTTCAGCTCAACCAGACCTATACCGGCGAAGACGAACGACTAAACATCGGACCCAAAGGATTTACGGGTGAAAAATACGGTGGCTCAACCTACTGGGATACCGAAGCATATTGTCTCCCGTTTTACCTCTCCACTGCCGACCAGAAAGTAGCCAAGAACCTGCTGGTTTATCGTTACAAGCAACTGGGGAAAGCCATCGAAAACGCGCAAAAGTTAGGTTTTCGGGCCGGAGCTGCCCTGTATCCGATGGTGACCATGAACGGCGAAGAATGCCATAACGAATGGGAGATTACGTTCGAGGAAATTCATCGCAACGGAGCCATCGCCTACGCCATATACGACTATGTTCGCTATACGGGCGACGAGCAGTATCTTGTTGAGTATGGCCTGGAGGTACTGATTGCCATCAGCCGATTCTGGAGCCAGCGCGTACATTGGTCAAAGGCCAAACAGCAGTACGTGATGCTTGGGGTAACGGGGCCGAATGAGTACGAAAACAACGTCAATAACAACTGGTATACCAACTACATTGCAGCCTGGACACTTCGGTACACCATTGAGGCAATCGAAAAAGTAAAAGTCCTTGATGCTGAAAAATATGGAGATCTGATCGATCGAATACACTTTCGCGAAGAGAAGGAAATGGCTACCGTTCGGCAGATTGTCGAGAAAATATACCTGCCGAAAGACGATGAACGAGGTGTTTTTCTGCAACAGGAAGGCTTTCTGGATAAAGATCTCATGCCCGTTACTGACATCCCGAAAGGGCAGCGCCCGATCAATCAGCACTGGTCATGGGATCGGATTTTACGGTCGTGTTTTATCAAGCAGGCCGATGTGCTTCAGGGCCTGTACTTCTTTGAAGATGAATTTGATACGGAAACGCTCAAGCGAAATTTTGACTTCTACGAACCCATGACGGTTCATGAATCATCGCTATCGCCCTGTGTTCATAGCATTCAGGCTTCGAAGTTAGGCATGCGGGAGAAAGCCTATGAAATGTACCTCCGCACAGCCCGGCTCGATCTGGATGACTACAACAACGACACCGAAGACGGCTGCCACATTACGAGCATGGCCGGAACCTGGCTGGCAGTCGTGAAAGGCTTCGGCGGTCTGCGTGTAGAGCAGGAACAAGGGGCCGATTCGCAGCTTGTTTTAAACCCCTATTGCCCTGATCAATGGCAATCGCTGGCGTTCAAGATCAGATTTCGGAGCGCGTTGCTGCAAATCACGACAACCCAGACGGACGTAACAGTAAAAAACTTTTCGGCACAGCCGGTTACCCTCAACTTACACGGCAAAGCCCTAACAATCAAGGGCCAAAATCAGCAGACAGTGAGTCTGAAAGGAAAGTCCTGA
- the truA gene encoding tRNA pseudouridine(38-40) synthase TruA — MRYFLELAYRGTNYHGWQRQPNGLSVQEVVENALTILFRLPVAIVGSGRTDTGVHAGQQFAHFETDQPLPGNLLRSINSLIPNDIAVYDCFPVRSDDHARYTATFRYYQYQIIRRKDPFRDGLAYVFTLPLDIERMNEAANQLLHHTDFESFSKVKTDVKTFNCRIDFAYWVTDPAGNLTFHIKADRFLRGMVRAVVGTLLDVGQGRLSIDEFDRIILARDRKKAGRAAPADGLSLVEVGYPAEVFAQKGKGS; from the coding sequence ATGCGTTATTTTCTTGAATTAGCTTATCGAGGTACCAACTATCATGGCTGGCAACGGCAACCAAATGGCCTCAGTGTGCAGGAGGTGGTCGAAAATGCACTGACCATACTATTCAGGCTCCCAGTTGCTATTGTGGGAAGTGGCCGCACCGACACGGGCGTTCATGCCGGACAACAATTTGCTCATTTTGAAACTGATCAACCACTTCCTGGAAATCTACTTCGATCAATAAATAGCCTGATTCCCAACGACATTGCCGTTTACGACTGCTTTCCGGTTCGGTCCGATGATCACGCTCGCTATACAGCTACGTTTCGGTATTATCAATATCAAATTATTCGCCGGAAAGATCCTTTTCGGGATGGCTTAGCCTATGTTTTTACGCTACCGCTCGACATCGAGCGGATGAACGAAGCTGCAAACCAACTGCTCCATCACACTGATTTTGAAAGCTTTAGTAAAGTAAAAACCGACGTTAAAACGTTCAATTGTCGAATTGACTTTGCCTATTGGGTTACAGACCCGGCGGGAAATCTAACGTTTCATATCAAGGCCGACCGTTTTCTGCGGGGCATGGTTCGGGCAGTTGTTGGTACACTGCTGGATGTTGGTCAGGGTCGGCTTAGCATCGATGAATTTGACCGCATTATTCTTGCCAGAGATCGCAAAAAGGCTGGGCGAGCCGCCCCCGCCGATGGGCTATCGCTGGTTGAAGTGGGATATCCAGCAGAGGTGTTTGCCCAAAAAGGCAAGGGTAGCTGA